The genomic region AGCTCCCTGCTCGTGAGATCTTGGTCGTGCTCGATTCCTGCTTTTCGGGTTCAGGCGGGCGATCGGTTATTGCGAAGGGAGCCAGGCCGCTTGTGGTCAGCATGGAGAATCCGGTCTTGACCGGCGACAGGGTCGTGGTGCTCACGGCCAGTTCCGCCTCGCAGATCTCCAGCACCTACGATCAAAAAAGCCACGGATTGTTCACGTATTTTTTCCTCAAGGGGCTCCAAGGCGCGGCTGATACGAATAAGGACGGTACGATCGATCTGTCGGAGCTCTATGCGTATGTGAAACCCGAAGTCGAGCGGGTCGCGAGGCGAGAATATAATAACGATCAGGTTCCGCAGTTGATCGGCAGCCCGGAAATCCTCAAGAGAGGCGTGCAGCTACTGGACCGTGGCGGTCCGTAGCATGAACTAGTCTGAGAACCGCTCTGTTCTACGGCACGACGAGACCGTCGGCGACTCCTTTGGGCCCTCTGATAGAGACAAGGAAAATGTAGTTGGCGAATGACTCCGTGTCTCCAAAACAGCCATCAACCCAGAATCTCACGTTAAAATAGGGCCAGTTGGTTCCGAGCTTCTTCTCTTGAAAATATGCTCCTCCTCTCTTGAAAAAGGTAGGAGTGAGAAACACCTCATCGAGAACCCAGTCATTCGCCAACCTCGCGTTTGTGAAAAATTCATCGTTCCCCTTATAACCGATGAAGGGATTGGGGTTCCCGTGCCCTATTTGCTGATGGCCGAGATTGCTATTTCCGCCGACAATCTTGAAATCTTTTCCCGGCTGCCCGATGCGCCTGTCTGCGGTATAGATAATTGTCCTGAAATCCACGGTCGGTTCAAAGTGAAACGGCGTGAGGGAAGATTTTCCTTTGTCCGGATTTCTTACCACGTACACGAAGCCGTTGTAGGCTCGCAAACCATCCTCCTGTGGCACATGCACCAGTATTTGATTGTCGTACCACCAAACTTGACCTGTATAGGTGACGTCTTTGTTTGGACCAAGGATGAAATGGACCTCTCCTTGATTAGTACCAAATCCGCTGCCGTTGACGATCACCTGATCTCCAGGTTGACCAAGTCCACCCACGCTCAATGAGGTGATGGTGGGATTCTGCATCACCTGCTGAGGCGGAGGGCCTGATCCTGCCGCTCCCAGAGCCTGCTGCGAACTCACGGGCTCTTCCATTGCGGCCATGGTCGGAGGCCGAACCCCGCCGGGAGCTTGCATAAGCGGCGCACCTGGTTGTTTCAGCGCGCGCGTGCCGATTTCGTCGGTCGGCTCAGCAGGAATGTCGGGACTGTCGCCTTCAACTCCCCGAGGCCGGATCTGTCCACCTTGGCGACTCTGCAGTTGATTGAGCACAGGTTGAATCTGCGCAATCAAGGCGGCCCGACGACCCGCCTGCTGCTGGAGGAACTGGGATTTGTGTTGTTGGAATGCCTGCTCGAATTGAGCGGACCCCTGCGCTGCCATCTGTTGCTCTTGTGCTTGCTGCTGCGCAGCTTGCTGTTGCACGGCCCGTTGCTGAGCGGTCATCGCTGACTGGACTTGTGATGGATTCGGTAACGGATACTGCACGTTCACCGTCCCTGCAGCCCGGCCTCCCTGCTGTGGCGGCATGGGCTGAGCCAAGCGAATCTGCACCATCCAGAGAACACTACGCTGCACATCCTGCGGCGTGACGTTGTAGCTCATTCGCACATTGCCGGTGGCCTGCTGCGTGATCGGCTGGCCGCCGGGAGATTGCAATGTCACAAGGACCGGGGCTCCTTGACCCTGTACATCTATGACGATTGGCCCCGGCTGAGTCACTGCGAAGCCGAAGGAGTCCGATTCGGGTCCCTGCACCTGAAAATTCTGAGGGAATGTGGGTATCTGCACATTCGATTGTCCGGCCCCTCCCGGTTGCACTGGAACTCCCGGCTTCACCGGCTGCTGCATCTGACCGACTCCCCGGCTCTCGACGCCGCCCTCGCTCGTCGGCGAGGCATTTTCGGTCGATGAACAGGCTGTCAGCATACCGACCAGGACGAACAGTCCGCAGTTCCAACCTGTTCTCCTCAGCCCCCGACCGCATGAACGTTGCATCAGGTTTCTCCTCTCATTGGAACGCTCCTCACATCACCCCTCTCGATCCATTCCTGCAGCGCCGCCCTCTTGCGTCATCGCGTCGGAGGAATAGGCTTCATGCCCGGCGCCACCATGTCCTTCTGTTGGACAGATGGATGTTTCTGTTGAGTCGCGTCCATCCGTTTCTGCGCAGGATCGAACTTTTGCTGCGTGGCATCCGGTTTCATCCGGTCTCCGGACTGGCGCATGCCTTCCGGCGGCATCGGCGACGGGGACGACGAGGCCAACACTGTCGGTACGTCGACACCGACCGATGCACCCAACAGGGCGAGTGCCGCCGCCATTGCCAGCCTATTCGCACGTCCAGCATCGTTGTCGTTGGATTGTCCCACGGGCATCCCTCCTTGATGGATGGTTATAGTTTGTCCAGCCGCTCCGTCACGGCCCTGATATGGAGAGGCATCCTCTCCGTTACGTCGTCGGGCACGGTCATTCCTCGTTCAAGGCAATACTGCGTCAGGACGGAATCCATGTCCGTCCAATCCCGCAGGATCGCGTCATGCCGTTGATCGACGCCTTCGGTCGCCTGCTTCACCTCGGCCAGCAGGTCGTGGTCATTCGCCGCCACGCTGTGCAGTTTGACGGCCATGCTCCCGACCAACTCGACGTAACGATCGACGGCCTCGATGAACGGCTGCGCGCCTTGCGTCGTCAGGAAATCTTGAACCGTTCCTCCACGACCGTACTCTCCCTCGGTCCGTGGATGGGGCGTGAGTTCATGGAACGTTTCTTCGCCTTCGGCCGTTACGCGGCGCCCCAACGGATAGAGCCGGCAGACCAATGGGCGATCCTCATGCACGCCGCACCCCTGCCTGCTCAAGAATACACAGGCGCCCTCTTCAACGCGCCGGAGAGATGTTCCGTTGGACTCCGTATAGCGCGAGAGAAATTCCGTCGTCGTGATCCCGCGATTCATGGCAAGCCGGTCCACTTCATACGGATTGAGACGAATGACCTTGTCGTGGCAACACCGGCTGCATGCGTGACAGGCATACGAAAAGGCGCTGTCGCGCCGATAGACGGAATTCACCGGCCTGACGACGACACCATCCTTCATGGCATCCACGGCTTTCTCATCCTGCCCTTTCACGGTCGGTCGCTTCGTCTGCCACAAGCGTTCAACGCTGCCTCGTTCGAACTGCGTGTATCATGACGGTCCGTCCGTTTCGCACGACCGGGCAGGTCCGCACTAGTACGGATTGGGCTCGATCGGATATCCGTTAAGGATCGCCCCCTTCATGGGCTGCTCGCGATCCGTGGCGACAAAGCCCACACGGTTGACACGCCCGTCGTCGTACTCGAGCACGAGCGTCCAGTGCTCGAACCTGTAGTGCCCTTGTCCCGGCAGCACGCGCGCCTCATGCGCTTCCTTGCTTTCACCTTCCCGGTCGGGCGACACAATCCACATCAGTTTGTCGTCATGAAATGTCCCGTCTCTTGAGAATGACAATCCCTTCAAGGTTCCGAGGCCGCTGGCATTGCCTGGCGCGGGCCAATGGTCCTTGCGTCGCACCTCGCTGTCGAGCCGCACGCCGTCAAGGCTGGGTCGAGGAATAAACCGTTCGCCTGTCCGCTCCTTTCCTCCTTCAATGTAGCGATGTTCAAGGACGCCGTCTTGCAGCACGGCATACAGGCGTTCTTCCTTTCCCCTGGTAACGATCACTTGCTTATCGCGTGCCGTATAGGCACCCCATCGCTCGGGCCAACGTGCCCGATAGGCAGTTCGATCAAAACCCAGAAGTCCCTCGCCCGGCATGCCCCATAGGGCTGTGCCATCGGCAAACAGAATCAGCTCCGACACCACCGGTTTGTTCGCCAGGCCGGTCGTCCCATAGCGCAGTTCATGCGTCGTCGCCGTCCACACACCGGTAAGGCGGCCGGGGCCGGATGTACCGAGCGGACTCGGTCGGCCGAACACCGGCGCCTTCTCTCGCATCCGGGCTGCTTGAGTCTTGGCCGGCTCTCTCGGACGCACCGAATTGAGCACGGCATCGATGCTCTTCTGATGTCGTTCGAGCGCGCTCGGCGTTCCAACCGTCAGAAATCCCTCCGCTCGGCCGGCAAGTTCCACGACGCTGAGCAGGAGAAGGTACGGCGTCCCTGCCTCCTGAATGATTGCGGAATCAACCGTCCACTGGCGTCCCAAGTCGTCCTTGTCTTGTTGGGTGGGATTCGCCTGCAGGACCTGACGGCTACTCAGGGCGGAAGCCCACAGCTGCCGATGAGCATCGGCGCGCGTCAGTGTCTCGCCGAGCTGCAGGCCGGTTCCAACCGGTGCGATACCCAATTCATTGGCTCCTCCCGACGGGTAGAGCATCCACCGTTCCCCATCGACTTGCGACGACCAGCCGGCAGGCACTTGAAGGCTGTAACGAGGCAAGTCCAATTGTTCTTGCGCGGCAACGAGTGTTGTTGCACAGCCAAACAGGAAAAGTACCGTGGCTATCATGGCCACGGTAATGGCTCGTACATTCAACAGACGCACCATGCTAGACATCATAGGTCCACTTCTCTAGGCGCGAAAATTCGCTCCTCGGCATCACCGCTCTCGATGGTCCTAGATTTGACTTGTCCTTGGAGGCGAGCGCGCGCAGCCTGCATCTGAGGCAGGGATTGCAGCCCGGCTGCAATGGCTGCACGGCGAGCCGTCTGCTCTTGTTTAAACTTTGCCAATTCTGCTTGGAATGATGCATCCGTCGCGGCCTTTGCCCGAGCAGCTGATTGCGGATCTAGCGGAGGGTGCGGGGTATTCTGTGCCTGTATCTGCGAGCGCAGGGTGTTCATGTCCGCTGGTGGGCTTTGGACGGCGATTGTGCCGGCAGCTTGTGCCGACGGTCCTCCAGGCTGAGCGAGCGCGATCCCTACCTTCCAAATGGCACTGCGTTGGACATCTGCCGGCGTGACCTGATGGGTGAGCCGAATCGAACCGCTGCCTAACTGCTGTTGAACGGATTGAGGGCCGGCGCCAACTAGCGCAACGACCACCGGCGCGCCCTGACTTTGAACGTCTACTGTCACGGGTCCTGGCTGGGTCACACCAAAGGCGACACCATGCGGTTCACGATTGTTGACATCCCACTTCTGCGGCCAGCTTGGCAGTTGAAACTTTTGTGGCGTCGGCGCGCCGGGTGCCGCAGCCATTCCGGGCTTTATCGGACGCGGCATTTGCGGCGCGCCCCGGCTTTCTACGCCGGCGGAGCTCGGACCGATGACCGGCTCGTTTCCTGTGCATCCCGCTACAAGCATCGCAGCAATGACCCACCACCCTCGATGCGATTTCGGTTTCATATTTTCTCCCAGTGAACGATATGCTTCTATCTATTTGGGTGGATCGCGACGGCCGAGGGTCATGGGGCGCTGCAGGCGGCCACTGTATGACACAGGACTCCGTCCGGCACATTTTCAGGGCCCCGGATGACAAAGAGATACGTGTAAGACATCCCGGGAATAAACGCATCGAACCACCACCGGACCTGAAGCTTCAAGGTCTGATCGGATTGGGCGACATAGGCGCCCGTCCCAAAGGGGATTCCGTAAACTGTGTTGGTGGGTTGACAAGAGCGTAGATCGTAGGGGATGACTTCCACGCAGCTGACGCGCCAGCCGTTCTGAAGTGCGGTGTTTTCGAAGAACCAATCGCGTCCGTCCTTTCCAAAGAAGATATCACCGGGAGCGAAAATGGAAGCGGCGACCCTGTTATGATGAATGTCATTACCGATTACGGATGCTTCAGTCATCGCCCCTCCCGTCGCTTGAGAATAGGTCTGGGTACTCGCAAGACGCCGGTCAAACGGCGAGACCATCGTGAGTACCCTGCTCTGTTGTCGAGGCACGAACAGAAATGGGGCCGCGTTGCTGAACTGTGGTCCTCCTGGGTCGCCCTCGACCGCGACAACCAAGCTCGCGTTGAAATGCGTGACGCCGGTAAGCTCCGGAACGGTAACCTCGATGAGCGTGTCGGTCCACGTGGGGCCGGCCGGCCCCATCACCACCCTCGCATCATGCTGCACGAGGCCTGTCGTCCCCGTCATGTAGACATGCCCCGCCGTAGTGGTGAAACCACTTCCATGGACAACGACCCTTGCGCCCGGCTGGCCGTTCGTCACGCTGAGACTGTCAATATGCGGAGGCGGTGGAGGTGTAAATTCGGGTCTCTGCGCGCGAGCGCCTGGCGGCAGCTTAGGCGCGATCCTCGCGGAGTCAGAAGGTGGCGGAACGGCCCTGCTTTGGACTTGGGCTTGGAAGCCCTTCTGCTTGAGGAACGTGTCGGCTTTAAGTGCCGCTTCTTTGAGGTGTTCTTGGTAGTGCCGGGCATCTTCATTCTTGTTGATCTGCAATAACGCTTGCATGTGGGTCTGGAGTTGAGCCGGGTTGAGCTGGGTCTGCTGCTGCACCTGTGCAACCCGCGCACGCACCGCCGCCTCTGCTTGCGTCTCGTTTGCCGGCGGATACTGCACTGACACTTGACCGGTCGCTTGACCTTTTGTGTTGGGAAGAAGTCCGAGATTGACCACCCACAGGACTCCTGCCTGGACATCTTGCGGCGTCACTTGATACGCCAAACGGACCTGCCCCTGACCACGTTGCACGATGGGTTGTGCGTTCGGCCCACGCAGCACAGCTTCCAACGGAGGGCCCTGCCATTGCACATCGACGACGAGCGGTCCGGGCTGCGTGACCGGGAACCCAAGCGACGCCTGCCTGCGATCTTCGATCTCAAACTTTTGCGGCCATGTCGGCAATTGGAACTTTTGCTGCGCCGGCGCACCGGGCGCCATCGACATCCCGGGTTGCCCCGGGCGCTCAAGCTTCGGCATGCCACGGCTCTCGACCTCGTCCGGCTTTTCCTCATCGGCAAATACACACGCAGGCCCGACGAGTCCCGCGACGAGACACGCGAGAAGAGCCCCGTTATACGAAACACGCCCCCATAGGCTTTGCTGATCCATGATGCCCTCCGTGGTGAGAACCCGCTTCATTGGTTGTTTGCCAGATCGATGCTCTCCGTGTCGCCGGACGCGGCTTCATGATTTCCCGATGCATCCGACCCCCACCGCACGAAGCTCAACTCCGACCTTGGTCGAATAACGTCCGGTCGCCAGATGGTCATAGGGTCCCTGTGCGTGGGGCATGGTGCCGAATCGGCAGATCGCCGCGCCGGGATTCGACTGTTTGAAGTTGTCGTAGGTTTCGAAATCGATGCGAGCGGGTTGCGCCATGTGGCAGAGCCGGCAATACTTCCCCACGAAATCACGATAGAGATCCTCGTGCCCTCGCCAGCCTGCGGGAACATAATGGGCGGCTGCCGCATTCGCCATCCCGTTCGGCGCCCGATGCATACCGTCGATCATCCGCGCGATCGGACGGCTTGGATTGTCCTTGCTGGGACTCGTTTCAGCCACCAGGAGATTGAGGTCTCGAAATGCCACTTCCTGATCCTGCCTGCGAAATCCTGGGTTTTCGGAATAGAGAAAATTATACGGGTCGAACGGCAGGAACGAGGCTCCGCGAACCGTGTGGGTCGCATCATCATAGGCGCCGCCGTGACAGGCAAGGCACATGTGGGGCACAAACTTCGGCCCTTCGCGGTCCAACGCCACATTGGGGATGAGCCGGCCGTCTTGATCGTAGACGTAGAACGTCACCTGCCGCTGGACCCTGATCGATACCACAAAAGATCCGGCTCCGTTTCCCGGCCTGTCGTCATTGATGCGCAGATACAAACGCCCCCTGGCGGCACGAACTGTAGTGGTATTGCGATCACCGATGAAGAAATAGGACGGACGAGGTTTGCACGGAGGAGATTGCCCGTATTCGTCATAGGTTTTGATGCAGTCGACGTCCGAATACGCTCCGACATCGTTTGGCTGACCAATACGTCCGACCAGACCGAATGGGGAGGCGTTACCGATGGGGAGTTTGGGGTTGTCCGGTCTCGGTCCCCACCCGGAGGGACCATTGTTGCCGGTCAGACATTCACCGCCCCAGATGGATCCTGTCGCCGAAAATTCAATCACATCTCCCGGCATGACATCGATGCCCGTATCCACGTCCTGCCGGATAGGAGGGCCATCGCTATGACTTCCAAGACAGACTTCTGGATTGGATTGAGTAAACAACCCGTCACGTTCCCGTACCACCACCGTCTTGGACGCAGGCACGGGGTGATATTCCATCGCTACGGTTGCCAATGGCTTCGACGGTGCCGGTGTTGATCCGGTCCCGGTCGAAGGGCGAACGTTTGCCGATCCGCGTGGCGCATTCAAGGCACTGCTCGATGGTTGCTGGAGCGAACCGGGTGGGATGAGACCTCCGGCGGCTTGAACCGCTTCCGTCAGCGCAGCATGAGGGTCCGGATAGGCCGGATTGGCTGCTCCGTTGAGGAATGCCGGTGGCCCATAGTTGGAAACATAACAGGCGATTCCACCGGCGTTTCGTCGGCAGTGCATATCGCGGCCGATCCGCAGGTCGATGTTATTGAAGTACGTGGCCCGGACTTCCCCCTGACCGACCGCAAAGCCGTTGCGGGCCTTGAATTGGTTCAGCGAGTCGGTGAATTGTTTGACGCATGAAAGCCATTGGTCGCTGCACTTGGCCAGCCCGAGTGTGCGAAAGAACTCGAACGATTCATCGAGCGCCCCGAGCCCGCGTCGGCTGAGCCAGCATTGTGCCCGTCCCTCGCAGGGAATCGGCATGGTAAACCGCTCCGACAACAGTTCCGGAACGACGAGGACCGGAGCAACGGCAAGCGGCGGCGGTGGGGTCGGTGCGATCGGCTTGAGCTGCGGAGCCGATTGAGGATTTGAAGGAAGCGGAGCGAACTTATCCCTGGGCGGAAGAATCGGACGATCCGGATTCGGGATGCCACGTGATTCGACGTCCCTATCTGCGGAAGTGGTTTCATCAGCATTCGGCGGGAACGCGACGTCCGCAATGCCCTGCTGATTGACGCGGGCGTCCGGCATCTCCTTCCGATCGCTCGCGGTACAGGCGATCGAGAGGCAGCCGATCAAGAGAAGAATGATGTCCGGAGGATGTCCGTGGACTCGATTCTTCATAGGTCGCGAGCCCTCCTCTCGATGCGTCTCGACGTCAAGGCACGAGAATCCCGTCCGGCGTCCCGGCCGGACCACTGATCGTCACGGCATAGGTGTATGTCATCTCTGGTATGAAGGGCTCGAGCCACCAGTGGACGGCAAATTGTGGACTTGAGGTCCCAAGACCTGCGACCACATATGCACCGGATCCTGGCGGAACCCCGTACGCCACTGTTGTTGTTGGGCCGGACGTGGGACCGCACGTCCGAGGATCGTACGGTAAGACTTCCACGCAGTCGAATTTCCAGCCGTTCTTCAGTGTCGTGTTCTCAAAGAACCAATCGTTACCTTTCTTGCCGACGAAAGGAAGAAACATGCCCCATACCGGAATGAGTGTGCCCAGCTTCGTGTGGTGAACGATATTGTCCTTCACAAATGAAATTGCACTGCCGCCGACGTCGTCGATGCGATGATCCCCGGTGACAAGGGTGATGACCCTGGCTTCCTGACGGGGGATATACTGGAAGGGGACGGAGTTGCTTCGGTATTCAGGCCCCGGTGACGAAGGATCCACTCCAATCGATACGAAGAAGTTCGCCATGAAGGGAAGGACTCCGGCGATCTCCGGCACCGTGACCGCAATGAAGCCATCGGACCATATGGGCTGCGCCGGGGCTCCGACGACCTTTGCAAACAGCTCTCGTGTGGGAGCGGTCATGTGGACAAAACGGGGAACATTTCCAAATCCACTTCCCTCGATGA from Nitrospira japonica harbors:
- a CDS encoding YkgJ family cysteine cluster protein, whose product is MWQTKRPTVKGQDEKAVDAMKDGVVVRPVNSVYRRDSAFSYACHACSRCCHDKVIRLNPYEVDRLAMNRGITTTEFLSRYTESNGTSLRRVEEGACVFLSRQGCGVHEDRPLVCRLYPLGRRVTAEGEETFHELTPHPRTEGEYGRGGTVQDFLTTQGAQPFIEAVDRYVELVGSMAVKLHSVAANDHDLLAEVKQATEGVDQRHDAILRDWTDMDSVLTQYCLERGMTVPDDVTERMPLHIRAVTERLDKL